Genomic DNA from Bryobacter aggregatus MPL3:
CTGCCGCTCGCAAGCACTTTGAACGGATGCTGATTCTGAATCCGGATATGGATGAAGCGAAGAACGTCAAGGCGATGCTGCGCAGCTTCAACCAGGCTTTAGCGGCTACCCGTTAGTCGCTGTTCGCCGTCGGTATATCCAATAAACACCCCACCCTGAGTGGCCACCAACCGCTTATCCGAAACCGGACCGTCAAAGCTGCGCAGCGTCCGCCGCAGCTTCAAAGTCTCACCACCCACCGCCGTCACTTCCGTCAGCTGATACTGGGTCCGGGCGCCCATCACCAGCAGCTTCTTCTTTGTCTTATCCATGATGGAACCCGTCGCGCGGGCGCCCTTTTCCACCACAACCGAGTTTTTGACCTCAACATCTGCCACCACCATAAACTCCAACTCCGTGCCCACGGGGGCATCTGCGGGGACATCCTCGGCCAGAGTGAGTGAGATTGGCGTGCCGTCTGGCACCACGGTTGCAGGAATCGCTTCGGATTTCTGAGACTTGATCAAATCTCCAATCGTTACGGACGGCTGCGGCGGAACCTTCTTCGGGTTGCGCATCGCGTCGATCACCTTCTCGGAGGCTCCAGCTTGCACCAGGTCAGTCACCGCGTCGCTCGACAGATCGAATTCCGCTTTGGAGCTGCGAATCTGGCTCAAAATGAGAGTGTCTGGCACCTTGGCCTTGACCATTTCGAGAATCTCTTCATTCCCGATCTTCTTGCCTTCTGGAGCATCTACCTTCAGATTGCCAACCTTCACGCCCTTCTCGCTGATCTCGATCGGCACATTCTTCAATTGATCCGTTGCCTTTTGTGCAATCCAGAGTCCGCCGGCAATCAGGAAGAAGAGAAGAAGGAATCCCAGTCCCGCAATGATCTTGAAGGCCTTCCAGGCGCCGGAACTCTTCACCACAACTGGTGCGACCGGCACGGCGGGGACAACGGGCTGTACGTAAGGCGCCACAGGCCGCTGGCGATACAATACTCCCGAATCGCTTCCCTGCTTCAGTGCCAGCAGGACGCGATGCAACTCTTCCATCGTCTGCCAGCGTTCGTCAGGCTCCTTACGCAAGCATTTCCAGATTGCATGAGCGAAGTCCGGGGGAGCATCTGGCGCCAGTTCCGCCAAGCTCTTTGGCTCATCGCGCAACACACTTGTCAGGATCAGCGCGCTGCTCTTCCCAGGAAACGCACGCTGCCCCGTCGTCATTTCATACAGCACCGCGCCAAAGGAGAAGACGTCGGACCGCGCATCCACCTTCTTTCCCTGCGCCTGTTCCGGTGACATGTAGGAGAGCGTGCCTAGGATCGAACCCTCCACCGTCAACGGCGCATCCGTGGTCGCATCCGGATCGTCGGAAGGCGTGCTCTCTGCCAGCTTTGCCAAGCCAAAATCCAGAATCTTCACAAAGCCGCGATCGGAAACAATGATGTTCCCCGGCTTCAGATCCCGGTGCACAATACCCGCCGCATGCGCTGCGGCGAGACCATCCGCAATCTGCACTCCCAACTGGATCACTTGCGGAAACCGCATTCCGCCGCGGGGAATCAAGTCCAGGAGTGTTTTTCCAGGCAGATACTCCATCACCATGTAGTCCGCGCCGTTTTCTTCGATGATGTCGAAGATGGTGATGATGTTGGGGTGATTCAGCGCAGACGCCGATTGAGCCTCCAGAAGAAAGCGACGGCGGCGCTCCTCGTTGCCTCCCGCCGCGGCATGGAGGGCCTTGATCGCGACGGTCCGTCCCAGCTTCAGGTCCTTCGCCTGGTACACCTTGCCCATGCCGCCGGAGCCGATTTCCTGCTGCACCTCGTACTGTCCGCGAATGGTTTGGCTCAATCGTAGCAGTATCTCAGATTCGCGCACGCGTACTCAACCGGCCCCAATTCAAGGTTGCCCCTTGAGATAGGCTTCGATTTCAAGGCGCTTCCTCTCGGCCAGCCTCTCCAGTTCCCCGCGTGACTCGGTATCTTTCACCAACCGCGGATCCCGTGCTCGTTCCACAGCCATCTCGTAATCGCGTTGCAGTTCTTCGAGTGCTGCCTGAAACTCTGAACTCCGCGCTCGATCCTCTCTGTTCATATGGATTGGAACTGCACAATTGCGATCTGTTTCAGCGTCCGCTTTTCTCAATGCCCAATGCTGCTATCCGGGATGCAAGCGTTGTGCCTTTCATCCCTAACAACTCGGCCGCTCCGCCGGGACCATAGATTTTCCCCTTCGCGCGTCGCAGGGCATCTTCAATGCCCACCCGCTCCAACCGCTTTAATTCATCACGGGTCAACGCGCCGCTGGCCACTTTCCGCTCCTTTGCAGACAGGTCAAACACCAGCTTTCCGCGAGGCCCCTGGATCAAGGCCCGCTCCACCACATGCTGCAACTCCCGTACGTTCCCCGGCCAATCGTATTGCTGCAACTCCGCGAGGTTTGCTTCGCTCAACTTCGGTACGGCTACATTCAACTTCCGCGCCGCCTGTTCGACGAAGTGTTGCGCCAGGCCGGCAATGTCCTCAATATGCTCGCGCAGGGTTGGCGTCACAATCGGGAAGACGCTTAGCCGGTAGTAGAGATCCTGGCGGAAGTGCCCCTTGGCGATCTCCTCCTTCAGGTTGCGATTCGTCGCCGCAATCACCCGCACGTCCACCTTGCGTGTCTTATCTTCACCGACCCGCTCGAACTCCCCCTCTTGCAGAACCCGGAGCAACTTTGCCTGCAATTGCACCGGAATCTCGCCGACTTCATCGAGAAACAGCGTGCCGCCATCCGCCAACTGGAAGCGCCCCACCCTATCCCGCAACGCACCTGTAAAGGCTCCCCGCACATGACCAAAGAATTCGCTCTCAAACAGCTCATTCGGCACTGAGGCGCAATTGACCTTCACCAGCGGCGAATCCCGCCTGGCACTCTGCGCGTGTACCGCGCGCGCCACGAGTTCTTTCCCGGTTCCCGATTCGCCGACAATCAGCACATTGGCGCTCGTCGGCGCCACCACGTCGATCTGCCGCCGGAGTCGCTCAATCGCCGCGCCATTCCCCAGAATGCCGCCCATGCCTTCGCTCACTTCTTCGCGAAGATACTCATTCTCCATCTCCAGACGGCGCCGCAGTCCATCGATCTCTTCAAAGGCTCGTGCATTCGCAATCGCGATCGCCGCATGGCGGGCAAATACCTCAAGCCAGCGGGCCTCCACCGCTCCCAGCGGTCTACGGCTGAAAATCGCCAGGACCCCCAAGACTTCCCCCCGATACTTCAAGGGTTGTCCGGCAAAGCTCCGCACGCCCCTCTCCTGCACCCATTCCCCGTCCGCGATCCAGGCCCCATCCTTGCGAACATCTTCGATCAAGACGCCCTCACGGCTGGCTGCAATCTTGCCGATCTTTCCCGTCCCCACGGCGAACCGCGAAAAGCGGCCTCCCAGGCGATCCGATTCCCCGGCGCTTGCCACCAGACGGAGTTCCTCTCCATCCACCAGCCAGATCCGCGCCAGCGCACACGATGCGTCGCGGCTCAGGCGATCGACGATCATTCGCAGAACGGTATCGACATTGCGATGCTCCGCCACCGCCAACGACACCGCCTCTAGTTGCTCGAGGTCCACAACTCCAAATTATCACGAAGTCTCGTTGCAATCACGACATATCAATATCGACATGTCGTGATTGCAACGCCAACCGATACAAATTAAAGGCCGAATCGTTGGCCCGCCAATTGCATCTGAATAGGCATGATTGGCAATCTCATCGTCGGCTTCATCATGTTCGTGCTCTTCGCGATTCTCTGGTTCGCGATGAACCCTCCCACGGCCTGGCTGAAGAAATTAGGAAAGTAAGAGCGCTTAAGCAAGCGCCTTCTTACAGAAGTCAAAACACTTCGCCACTTCCTCTGCCGGAGTGCCCTGCCCGCGATACTCGTACTCGATATTCGCCGGGAAGGGATACTTCTCCTTTTTCATCACCTGCAGTACAGCACCGATCGGAGTGTCGCCCTCGCCCCAAACCGTATTCGGGCCATGGTCTTTCTTCCGGTCTTTCAGATGCAGGTTTGTGATCCGTTGATGATGCTTCCGGATCAGCGCGATGGGGTCGGAATTTGCTGCTACAAAGTGTCCGATGTCGAGATTCAAGCCGTTGTACTTGGAATACGACATCGCCGTTTCAAAGGTCTCCAGCGTGGAGAACTCATTGGGGTCCTTCACGTTGTCATGGCCGTGATAACCCACCAGAATCTTGTGCTTGTCCGCAAAAGGCGCTACGCGCTTTGCCACGGTCAACTGGGTGCTGGTGGTGATTGCCTTGACACCTAAGGTCTTGGCCACCTGGAACATGTACTCGAACTCATCATCGGTGAAGCTCTCGTTCATGTTGAAGCACAGCAGACGCAAATCAATACCTGCATCGGAAAACTTCTTCTTCACAGGCTGAAATGCACTCATTGAGGCGGACAAGCGCCACTTGCGGAGATCCTCGCGCGCCTTCTGCGCCTCAGGACCATTCATCCGGGCACGCATCGCGGCCAGTTGTTCCGGCGTGGGCGGGCCACTGGGCCTTGGTCCTTGCGGAGGACGCGGCGCAGGCATCGGTGCTCCGGCAACACTTTCCGCATGATTGGCCATCAACTCCACTTCACTCAAACCGATGTCGCTGATGTTCTTGATGATCTCGTCGAGGTCATTGCTGCCTCGAAAACTGTACGTAATAACGCCGAGCTGGACTCCCTGGATCTTCGAGTTTGGTGCGGCAGACAAAGCCGTTGCACTCGCTGCCATCCATCCAAACTCGCGTCGCGATAAGTGGTTCATACTGAGTCGCACTCTATCAGGAGTGCGAGTGAGGAGCAATCCCGGAAGCACCCGCATTTGCGGTCGTAATGGTCAGGCGTCCGTGTTTGACCCCCTTCATGCTGATCAGCCGGTCTGCAATAGAACGCACTTCCGCGCTCTTCCCTCGTAAGACCAACACCTCAAGGCAGTTGTCATGATCCAGATGCACATGCAAGGTGGAAATGATCGCATGGTGATGCTCATGCTGCATCCCGGTTAACTTTTCATGCAAAGTATGAACATGATGGTCGTAGATCAGCGTTAGCGTACCCACCACCGGCTTTGTCGGCGATTCGGCATGTTCTGCGATCAACTCTTCACGAATCAAATCGCGAAACGCCTCCGACCGGTTGGCGTAACCTCGTTTTTCTATTCGCTTGTCGAACCTCTCCAGCAGATCTGCATCGATAGCCACTCCAATCCGGCACAATTCCGGTTTCCCTTTGTTCGACATCCCTCTATCATCGCCTGAAGCAGCGATTCATTGATTTGTAACGAAATTGCAATGCAATCCCTATCTTCTTTAGCGAAAATCGTCACAGTAGGCATAACGCATGAAAAAGATTGTTTTGATCGAAGATGACGCGGACCTCTTCTCGTTGTTGAAGTACAACCTCGAGAAGGAAGGCTTCGGTCTGGTTGGCTCCCAGACCGGAAAAGGCGCCATTGACCTCTGCCGTCGCGAGAAGCCCGATCTGATCTTGCTCGACATCATGCTGCCCGATTCCGATGGCCTCGACATCTGCAAGGGCATCCGCTCCCATCCCGAACTGGCCCACATTCCTGTGATTTTCCTCACCGCACGGGCGAGTGAAACCGATCGAATTCTGGGGCTTGAACTCGGCGCCAACGATTACATCGTCAAGCCTTTCTTCGTGCGCGAGCTCATCGCCCGGGTCAAGGTCCACTTCCGTGGCCAGCAGACCGTGACCAAGGTCCTGAAATCTGCCGAATTGGAGCTCGACCGCACTTCCTGCCGTGTCAAGCTGGCCAACACCGACCTGCAACTGACGGCCACGGAGTTCCGGTTGCTCGAGTTCCTGATGTCCCGGCCCGGTGTTGTCTTCTCTCGCGAACAACTCCTCGATGCCGTTTGGGGCCATGACCGCGCCGTCACCGATCGCACCGTTGATGTTTACATCCTGCGCCTGCGGCAAAAGATTGAGGCCGATGCCACCGCTCCCAACTATATCCGAAGCGTTCGCGGCTTCGGATACAGTTTCAACGAGAGCGTCAACATCGCCTTGGCGGCTTCCGCCTAATCGAGGCGGAAAATATTCCCGCGGTTCGCGATCACCACTTCCACGCCATAGGCCTCTTGGATTACCTTCTGGAGCACCTCTTGCTGTTTCGATTCGCCATGCACGAGGAAGATCTTCTTCAATCCCTTGGCGATCGGCTGCAGCCATTCCAGGAGCTCCCGCTGATCGGCGTGCCCCGAAAGTTCATTGATCTTGGCGACTTCCGCCCGCAGCCGGATCATGTCTCCAAAGATCGGCACTTCCGGCCATTTGTCGAGAATCTTACGTCCTAGGGTGTTCTCAGCCTGGAAGCCTGTAATCAGTACGGTGTTTCTAGGATCGGCAATCGTGTTGCGCAGATGATGAACCACACGCCCGGCCTCGCACATACCGCTGGCGGAAATCACAATGAAGGGTCCTCGAATGTCGTTCAGCGCCTTCGAGTCGGCGACATCCTTGATGTAGCGCAAACGGGAGAAGCCAAACACGTCGCCTTTCGCATCGCCAGCCAGCATCTTGGCCGTCTCAGCATCAAAGAGGTTGCTGAACTTGCGGAAGGTCTGCGTCACGTTCACGGCCAGCGGCGAATCGACGAAGATCGGAATATTCGGAATCCGGTCCGCCTGCGCCAGCTGATTCAAGAGCAGCACCAACTGCTGCGTGCGGCCCACGGCAAACGAAGGCACAACAATCTTTCCGCCACGGGCGGCCGTCCGGTTCACCACATCGGCGAGCTTATCGAGCACGGCGCCTTCATCCTGATGGAACCGGTCTCCGTAAGTGGATTCCATGATCAGGTAGTCGCAGGCCAGCATCTCCTGCGGGTCGCGAATGATGGGCAGGTTCTTGCGGCCGATATCGCCTGAGAAGCCCAGCCGCACCTTACCATCAGTGAGCCGCATACAAACACTGCCCAGCATATGGCCCGCCTCCACGGTCTCGACGGTCAAGCCGTCGCCGAGGTCCAGGCTCCCATTCATGGGAAGCGGAGCAAAGAGCGGAAAGGTATTCTCCGCGTCGACACTCGTGTAGAGCGGCTCCACCAACTGTTCTTGATAGTTCGGCATCAGCCGCTTGCGGCGGTCACGGCGACGGTTCAAAAAGTCAGCGTCGCGCTCCTGCAGATAGGCGCTATCGGCGAGCATCGCCCGGCAGAGATCCTGCGTCGCTGCCGTCGCATGGATCGGCCCCCGAAATCCCTGCTTCACGAGATTCGGGAGATTTCCAGAATGGTCAATATGCGCGTGCGACAGCACAACCTGATCGACCGCGCTTGCAGAAAAGGGGAAGCAACAGTTGCGGTCTCGTGCCTCGCTACGCCTCCCCTGGAAGAGTCCGCAATCTAAAAGAAGCCGTTTTCCCGCATGCTGGATCTCATGCATTGAACCGGTTACCGTACGTGTGGCGCCCCAAAAATGTATTTCCATGCTTAGTGCAAACTATATGTTATCGATGACCCTTCGACGCACTCTCTTTCTCAGTCTGCTTGTCAGTCTTTCGCTCCTCGCACAGAAGAAGCCGATCACTTTAGACACGCTCAAACAACGTCCCACAGCTACCGCGCTCTTCGCTCCCATCTGGGCGCCCAACGGCTCTGAGTTTGCTTACCTGCGCAATGGGGGCTTGCATCTCTACGATTGCCGTACCAAACAGAGCCGGCCTCTCTTTGCGCGGCTCAGCGACCTCACGGCGATGGCCGTAAAGGACTCTCGCCCCGAAGGAGCCTTTGGTTGGCAGAACCGTCGCGTCACCGAACAGCACGTCCAGTGGGCCCCTGACAGCAGCGCGCTGCTCATCGCCGAAGGTGGGGATCTGTTCTGGATTACTGCGAAAGACGGAACCGTAAAGCAACTGACCAAGACGGAAGCTGTCGAGGCCGATGCGAAGCTCAGCCCCAATGGCAAGCGCGTCAGCTACCGCATCGAGAATGACTTGTACTTCCAGGACATTGCCTCTGGGAAAGTCACCCGGCTCACCCGGGACGGCAGTGAAACCCTGCTCAACGGCAAGCTGAATTGGGTATATCCGGAGGAGCTCGACCTCAATACGGCTTATTGGTGGAGTCCCGATAGCGCCCGCATTGCCTATCTCCAGTTCGATATCTCGAAAGAGATGATCTACCCGCAGGCCGACCTGCTGAAGATTCCAGCGGTGGCCGAACCCCAACGCTACCCGCAAGCAGGCACGCCCAATGCAGACGTCCGCCTGGGTGTGGTGGATCTCGAAACGGTGAAATCCCGCTGGATGGATCTTGGAGAAACACGCGACCATCTCCTCGCTCGTGTCGACTGGCTCAATCCTTCTGAAGTCAGCGTGCAACGCATGTCGCGTGTCCAGGACAAGCTCGAGTTCCTCGCTGCAAATTGGGAAACACGCCAGGTGCGTAAAGCTTTCGGCGAGACCGACCCGTACTGGATCAACGTCAATTCGATGACCCGGCTGAACCCGGAGCGAAAAGAGATTCTCTGGGCAAGCGAGAAGTCCGGCACCCGCCACCTCTATCTGCTTGGCTATGAGGGCAAGGAGCTTGGACAACTGACCAAAGGCGATTGGGAAGTCACCAGCGTTGCCGGAGTCAACTGGGAGAAGAAACTTGTCTACTACACGTCCACCGAAGTCAGTCCTCTCGAACGCCATCTCTATGTCATTGGCTTCGACGGCAAGAACAAGCGCAAGCTGACCACCGAGCCAGGCACGCACATCATCTCGATGAGTCCGGCTGCCGGCTTCTACACCGACACCTATTCCTCGATTACCGTCCCAACTCGCCAGACGCTGCACGCGAGCGACGGCTCCAATCTTGAAGAGTTAAAACCAAGCGATCGCACCTCCATCGACGAATACGACATCCTGCCCACTGAGTTCCTCCACTTCAAAACCAAGGATGGAGCGACGCTCGACGCACGCCTGATCAAGCCGAAGAACTTTGATCCCCGGAAAAAGTATCCGGCCATCGTGATGGTTTACGGCGGCCCACACGCCCAGAGCGTTCGCAACGCCTGGACCACAGCAGCCAACCTTGACCAGGTCCTCGCACACAAAGGCTTCGTCATCTGGCAGGTGGACAATCGTGGCAGCGCCGGCCGCGGCCATCTCTGGGAAGCAAAGCTCTATCGCAAGTTTGGAGAGATTGAAGTACAGGACCAGAAGGCTGGAATCGAGTATCTGGTGGGCCTGGGCTTTGTCGATTCCGCACGCGTTGGCATGTCCGGCTGGAGCTACGGCGGCTACATGACGCTGAACACCATGCTGAGCGAGCCCAAACTGATCAAGGCTGGAATCAGCGGTGCACCCGTCACCAACTGGCTGCTCTATGACACCATCTATACAGAACGTTATCTCGGCACCCCGCAAGAGAACGAGAAGGGCTATCGCGAATCTTCACCTGTCCACAAGGCAAAGAATCTCGAAGGCAAACTCCTGCTTGTCCACAACATCGGCGATGATAATGTTCTGTTCCAAAACATGCTACAGATGACCGATGCCCTCGAACGGGCCGACAAGCAATTTGACCTCCTGATCTATCCCCAGAAAAGCCACGGCGTCACCGGCCCGGCCCGCTTCCATTTGAACGAAGCGATGGTACAGTTCTTTGAACGAAACTTACTCCACTAGACAGCGAATTGTGATTCTCCTATGCTGGACGATCGCAGTTCTTTTCTATTTCAAAACCAAAGCTCCGGTCAGCATGCAGGCGAACTGGACCCATGACGACCTCATGAACTGCTACCGGGCCTTCGAGAACTCGTGGTCCACTACGCTCCGGGACATCGTCACCTTCTGGAAGCCCAGCAACCAATTCAGACCTCTCGGCCAGGTTCTCTACAAGATCGGATTCCAGTATTCCGACCTGAACATCTGGCCGTGGCGGCTGGTGGTTAGCAGCATCCTCATCCTCAACGCGTTCCTCCTCGGCCACCTGGCAACGAAGCTCAGCGGAAGCCTCGCCTTTGGCCTCACAGCCACTGCCATTGCCAGCTATCACTACAATTGGCCCTTCCTTTACCTGAACACCGGCACGATCTACGAGATCCTCGCTTTCACCTTCGTCTATGCGGGACTGGCCTGTTTTGTCGAGTTTCGTGACAAGCCATGGGTCTTGCCTGCAACAGCCCTCCTCTACATCCTTGGTCTCAACGCGAAGGAGAGTGTGGTCGTGCTACCGGTCTTCCTCGTGCTCTATGACTTCCTCTGGCACCGCCGCATCGATTGGAAGGTCTTCGCGCTCTTCGGCGGGATCACATTGGCCTTCATCTTCGGCCGGGTCTACGGGCTGAATGGCATCTCGTCCATCGGTTTGTACAAGCCGGACTACAAGCTCTCGGTCTACCTGGAACGCTTCCGCGGCTACTTGAGTGGATTGATCCTGTGGGAGGCACTGCCGCTCTGGGCCGCGCCCCTGGTCGCCGCCACGCCCTTCCTGCTGCGAACCCGAATGTCGACCTTCGCCGCATTGGTTTTCCCGATCGGCATCCTGCCCCTCGCCTTCGTCCCCGACCGCGGTCTCGAAGGCGTCTACATTGCTTGCGCCGGTCTCGCGCTGAGCCTGCCTTGTCTGCTCCTCCTCATCCCCAAGGAAAAACTAAGGCTCTTGTGTGCCGCACTTCTCTTTGCGGCGATGTTCCTCTGGGTACCAGCGAAGTCTGACCTCAGTGGAGCCGATGTCGAGTACGGCAACATCACCAACTTCTACCGGGAACTCAAAGTCGCCGCGCCCACACTGCCGCCTGGAAGCCAGATTCGCTTTCTCCGCGAACCTTTCCTCGCTCACGAACACTGGGCCAGCACCTTTGCTTCGAGGCTGCTCTATCGTGATCCGTCACTGGAGATTGTCTGTCTCACCAATCCGAACCTGAAGGACAAACCCACCGGCAACGACTACGCGGTCTTTGAGTGGAGCGAGAATCGCATGCTCCGCATCAAGTAGCTAAGTAAAGACTTCTTTGATCGCCGTTCCACCGAAATCGGTAAGCTTCTCGTGGCGCCCGTTGTGCAGATACCAGAGCCGGTTCTGGTCCATGCCGAGCAACTCGAGAATCGTCGCGTGGAAGTCCCTCATGTGATAGCGTTGGCCCACGCCACGCAGGCCGAACTCATCGGTCTCCCCGATGATGCGACCGCCTTTGACGCCGCCGCCCGCGAACCACATCGTGTATCCATGCGGATTGTGGTCGCGGCCATTGCCACTTTCTGAAGTCGGCAAGCGGCCAAACTCACTGCCCCAGATGACGAGCGTCGTATCGAGAAGTCCGCGCTGCTTCAAGTCCTGCAGCAATGCGGCCACTGGTTGATCGGTGAGGCC
This window encodes:
- a CDS encoding serine/threonine-protein kinase, coding for MSQTIRGQYEVQQEIGSGGMGKVYQAKDLKLGRTVAIKALHAAAGGNEERRRRFLLEAQSASALNHPNIITIFDIIEENGADYMVMEYLPGKTLLDLIPRGGMRFPQVIQLGVQIADGLAAAHAAGIVHRDLKPGNIIVSDRGFVKILDFGLAKLAESTPSDDPDATTDAPLTVEGSILGTLSYMSPEQAQGKKVDARSDVFSFGAVLYEMTTGQRAFPGKSSALILTSVLRDEPKSLAELAPDAPPDFAHAIWKCLRKEPDERWQTMEELHRVLLALKQGSDSGVLYRQRPVAPYVQPVVPAVPVAPVVVKSSGAWKAFKIIAGLGFLLLFFLIAGGLWIAQKATDQLKNVPIEISEKGVKVGNLKVDAPEGKKIGNEEILEMVKAKVPDTLILSQIRSSKAEFDLSSDAVTDLVQAGASEKVIDAMRNPKKVPPQPSVTIGDLIKSQKSEAIPATVVPDGTPISLTLAEDVPADAPVGTELEFMVVADVEVKNSVVVEKGARATGSIMDKTKKKLLVMGARTQYQLTEVTAVGGETLKLRRTLRSFDGPVSDKRLVATQGGVFIGYTDGEQRLTGSR
- a CDS encoding sigma-54-dependent Fis family transcriptional regulator, producing the protein MDLEQLEAVSLAVAEHRNVDTVLRMIVDRLSRDASCALARIWLVDGEELRLVASAGESDRLGGRFSRFAVGTGKIGKIAASREGVLIEDVRKDGAWIADGEWVQERGVRSFAGQPLKYRGEVLGVLAIFSRRPLGAVEARWLEVFARHAAIAIANARAFEEIDGLRRRLEMENEYLREEVSEGMGGILGNGAAIERLRRQIDVVAPTSANVLIVGESGTGKELVARAVHAQSARRDSPLVKVNCASVPNELFESEFFGHVRGAFTGALRDRVGRFQLADGGTLFLDEVGEIPVQLQAKLLRVLQEGEFERVGEDKTRKVDVRVIAATNRNLKEEIAKGHFRQDLYYRLSVFPIVTPTLREHIEDIAGLAQHFVEQAARKLNVAVPKLSEANLAELQQYDWPGNVRELQHVVERALIQGPRGKLVFDLSAKERKVASGALTRDELKRLERVGIEDALRRAKGKIYGPGGAAELLGMKGTTLASRIAALGIEKSGR
- a CDS encoding sugar phosphate isomerase/epimerase family protein; translated protein: MAASATALSAAPNSKIQGVQLGVITYSFRGSNDLDEIIKNISDIGLSEVELMANHAESVAGAPMPAPRPPQGPRPSGPPTPEQLAAMRARMNGPEAQKAREDLRKWRLSASMSAFQPVKKKFSDAGIDLRLLCFNMNESFTDDEFEYMFQVAKTLGVKAITTSTQLTVAKRVAPFADKHKILVGYHGHDNVKDPNEFSTLETFETAMSYSKYNGLNLDIGHFVAANSDPIALIRKHHQRITNLHLKDRKKDHGPNTVWGEGDTPIGAVLQVMKKEKYPFPANIEYEYRGQGTPAEEVAKCFDFCKKALA
- the nikR gene encoding nickel-responsive transcriptional regulator NikR produces the protein MSNKGKPELCRIGVAIDADLLERFDKRIEKRGYANRSEAFRDLIREELIAEHAESPTKPVVGTLTLIYDHHVHTLHEKLTGMQHEHHHAIISTLHVHLDHDNCLEVLVLRGKSAEVRSIADRLISMKGVKHGRLTITTANAGASGIAPHSHS
- a CDS encoding winged helix-turn-helix domain-containing protein, translating into MKKIVLIEDDADLFSLLKYNLEKEGFGLVGSQTGKGAIDLCRREKPDLILLDIMLPDSDGLDICKGIRSHPELAHIPVIFLTARASETDRILGLELGANDYIVKPFFVRELIARVKVHFRGQQTVTKVLKSAELELDRTSCRVKLANTDLQLTATEFRLLEFLMSRPGVVFSREQLLDAVWGHDRAVTDRTVDVYILRLRQKIEADATAPNYIRSVRGFGYSFNESVNIALAASA
- a CDS encoding MBL fold metallo-hydrolase RNA specificity domain-containing protein — protein: MEIHFWGATRTVTGSMHEIQHAGKRLLLDCGLFQGRRSEARDRNCCFPFSASAVDQVVLSHAHIDHSGNLPNLVKQGFRGPIHATAATQDLCRAMLADSAYLQERDADFLNRRRDRRKRLMPNYQEQLVEPLYTSVDAENTFPLFAPLPMNGSLDLGDGLTVETVEAGHMLGSVCMRLTDGKVRLGFSGDIGRKNLPIIRDPQEMLACDYLIMESTYGDRFHQDEGAVLDKLADVVNRTAARGGKIVVPSFAVGRTQQLVLLLNQLAQADRIPNIPIFVDSPLAVNVTQTFRKFSNLFDAETAKMLAGDAKGDVFGFSRLRYIKDVADSKALNDIRGPFIVISASGMCEAGRVVHHLRNTIADPRNTVLITGFQAENTLGRKILDKWPEVPIFGDMIRLRAEVAKINELSGHADQRELLEWLQPIAKGLKKIFLVHGESKQQEVLQKVIQEAYGVEVVIANRGNIFRLD
- a CDS encoding S9 family peptidase, coding for MTLRRTLFLSLLVSLSLLAQKKPITLDTLKQRPTATALFAPIWAPNGSEFAYLRNGGLHLYDCRTKQSRPLFARLSDLTAMAVKDSRPEGAFGWQNRRVTEQHVQWAPDSSALLIAEGGDLFWITAKDGTVKQLTKTEAVEADAKLSPNGKRVSYRIENDLYFQDIASGKVTRLTRDGSETLLNGKLNWVYPEELDLNTAYWWSPDSARIAYLQFDISKEMIYPQADLLKIPAVAEPQRYPQAGTPNADVRLGVVDLETVKSRWMDLGETRDHLLARVDWLNPSEVSVQRMSRVQDKLEFLAANWETRQVRKAFGETDPYWINVNSMTRLNPERKEILWASEKSGTRHLYLLGYEGKELGQLTKGDWEVTSVAGVNWEKKLVYYTSTEVSPLERHLYVIGFDGKNKRKLTTEPGTHIISMSPAAGFYTDTYSSITVPTRQTLHASDGSNLEELKPSDRTSIDEYDILPTEFLHFKTKDGATLDARLIKPKNFDPRKKYPAIVMVYGGPHAQSVRNAWTTAANLDQVLAHKGFVIWQVDNRGSAGRGHLWEAKLYRKFGEIEVQDQKAGIEYLVGLGFVDSARVGMSGWSYGGYMTLNTMLSEPKLIKAGISGAPVTNWLLYDTIYTERYLGTPQENEKGYRESSPVHKAKNLEGKLLLVHNIGDDNVLFQNMLQMTDALERADKQFDLLIYPQKSHGVTGPARFHLNEAMVQFFERNLLH